One Papaver somniferum cultivar HN1 chromosome 10, ASM357369v1, whole genome shotgun sequence genomic window carries:
- the LOC113318954 gene encoding uncharacterized protein LOC113318954 isoform X4 → MGGNTLSIVEFDELPSPAHFFSHVESKSIPAVFHGCVKHWKCFSKWNPCKGGLDYLQERAGSSIVEAMLSRTAPVFYGDLRSHERVPIVNLENKEKSQLEILREDIQMPKILKAKTLTSINLWMNNAKSRSSTHYDPDHNLLCVVAGCKQVVLWPPSAVSSLYPMPIYSEASNHSCVDLEKPDLSTHSRAQNSMMYSQKVTLQAGDALFIPEGWLHQVDSDDVTIAVNFWWRSSIMTSLPEHMDAYYLRTILRRLVKTEMDQMLYQTSISIENSGHEDSCQVDDGQGQHEHNLEKNSYSEQTQGTIKNKRITIQQMDTVSLQAFHQLVSLVHDGVNIASQSEQLQSTPIEDECKKDVHPNSFCLEDDPVAKVISALEPLQLQNVLLGMVHNFPRTLEALILQMLSPASAEVLTRKFDEIDQLTSQGNRDEFYQAVYGVFDDQFAAMNAVLNGKESFARQAFKNVLDKYLGVNFDGQKL, encoded by the exons ATGGGCGGAAATACTCTCTCGATTGTTGAATTCGACGAACTTCCATCCCCGGCTCATTTCTTCTCTCACGTTGAATCTAAAAGCATTCCTGCG GTATTTCATGGTTGCGTTAAACATTGGAAATGTTTTTCCAAATGGAACCCTTGCAAAGGTGGTCTCGACTATTTACAG GAAAGAGCAGGGTCTTCTATTGTGGAGGCTATGTTGTCGAGAACAGCACCTGTGTTTTACGGTGATCTTAGAAGTCATGAGCGG GTGCCAATTGTGAATTTGGAGAATAAGGAGAAGTCTCAGTTGGAAATTCTACGAGAAGACATTCAAATG CCAAAAATTCTAAAGGCAAAAACATTAACTTCTATCAACTTGTGGATGAACAATGCAAAATCAAGGTCTAGTACACACTATGATCCAGACCATAACCTACTATGTGTGGTTGCTGGATGCAAACAAG TTGTTCTGTGGCCGCCTTCTGCCGTTTCATCATTATATCCAATGCCTATATACAGTGAGGCCTCAAATCACAG TTGTGTTGATCTAGAAAAGCCAGACTTGTCAACTCATTCAAGAGCGCAGAACTCTATGATGTACTCCCAAAAAGTTACTCTGCAAGCGGGTGACGCACTTTTCATTCCTGAAGGCTG GTTGCACCAAGTGGATAGTGACGATGTTACAATAGCTGTTAACTTCTGGTGGCGATCTAGTATTATGACTAGTTTACCAGAACACATGGATGCATATTATCTACGCACTATCTTAAGAAG ATTGGTGAAGACGGAAATG GATCAAATGTTATATCAAACTTCAATTAGTATTGAGAATTCCGGACATGAGGATTCTTGCCAGGTAGACGACGGACAAG GTCAGCATGAGCACAATCTAGAAAAGAACTCTTACAGTGAGCAGACGCAAGGGACCATAAAAAATAAAAGGATAACGATACAGCAAATGGACACAGTTTCCCTGCAAGCTTTTCATCAACTTGTTTCTTTAGTTCATGATGGAGTGAACATTGCTAGTCAAAGTGAACAACTGCAATCaacaccaattgaagatgaatgcAAGAAGGATGTTCATCCTAATTCATTTTGCTTGGAAGATGATCCAGTTGCTAAGGTGATTTCGGCTCTGGAGCCACTTCAACTTCAAAATGTCTTGCTTGGCATGGTG caTAATTTTCCAAGAACGTTGGAGGCTCTAATACTGCAAATGCTTTCACCTGCGTCAGCAGAAGTACTGACGAGGAAGTTTGATGAAATAGATCAATTGACGAGTCAAGGAAACCG GGATGAATTCTACCAGGCTGTTTATGGTGTTTTTGATGATCAATTTGCTGCTATGAATGCTGTTCTGAATGGCAAAGAGTCATTTGCACGCCAG GCATTCAAGAATGTACTGGATAAATATTTGGGAGTAAATTTTGATGGACAAAAATTGTAA
- the LOC113318954 gene encoding uncharacterized protein LOC113318954 isoform X2, whose product MGGNTLSIVEFDELPSPAHFFSHVESKSIPAVFHGCVKHWKCFSKWNPCKGGLDYLQERAGSSIVEAMLSRTAPVFYGDLRSHERVPLLFSVFVSSCKKLRSSDNGSGVSVEQEVVGVTEPTLEEETCLPSTSSLHQVYLAQVPIVNLENKEKSQLEILREDIQMPKILKAKTLTSINLWMNNAKSRSSTHYDPDHNLLCVVAGCKQVVLWPPSAVSSLYPMPIYSEASNHSCVDLEKPDLSTHSRAQNSMMYSQKVTLQAGDALFIPEGWLHQVDSDDVTIAVNFWWRSSIMTSLPEHMDAYYLRTILRRLVKTEMDQMLYQTSISIENSGHEDSCQVDDGQGQHEHNLEKNSYSEQTQGTIKNKRITIQQMDTVSLQAFHQLVSLVHDGVNIASQSEQLQSTPIEDECKKDVHPNSFCLEDDPVAKVISALEPLQLQNVLLGMVHNFPRTLEALILQMLSPASAEVLTRKFDEIDQLTSQGNRDEFYQAVYGVFDDQFAAMNAVLNGKESFARQAFKNVLDKYLGVNFDGQKF is encoded by the exons ATGGGCGGAAATACTCTCTCGATTGTTGAATTCGACGAACTTCCATCCCCGGCTCATTTCTTCTCTCACGTTGAATCTAAAAGCATTCCTGCG GTATTTCATGGTTGCGTTAAACATTGGAAATGTTTTTCCAAATGGAACCCTTGCAAAGGTGGTCTCGACTATTTACAG GAAAGAGCAGGGTCTTCTATTGTGGAGGCTATGTTGTCGAGAACAGCACCTGTGTTTTACGGTGATCTTAGAAGTCATGAGCGG GTTCCGTTGCTGTTCtctgtttttgtttcatcttGTAAAAAGCTAAGAAGTTCTGATAATGGTTCTGGAGTGTCTGTTGAGCAAGAAGTTGTTGGAGTGACAGAGCCTACCTTAGAAGAAGAAACTTGTTTGCCTTCTACCAGTTCTCTTCATCAAGTCTACTTAGCGCAG GTGCCAATTGTGAATTTGGAGAATAAGGAGAAGTCTCAGTTGGAAATTCTACGAGAAGACATTCAAATG CCAAAAATTCTAAAGGCAAAAACATTAACTTCTATCAACTTGTGGATGAACAATGCAAAATCAAGGTCTAGTACACACTATGATCCAGACCATAACCTACTATGTGTGGTTGCTGGATGCAAACAAG TTGTTCTGTGGCCGCCTTCTGCCGTTTCATCATTATATCCAATGCCTATATACAGTGAGGCCTCAAATCACAG TTGTGTTGATCTAGAAAAGCCAGACTTGTCAACTCATTCAAGAGCGCAGAACTCTATGATGTACTCCCAAAAAGTTACTCTGCAAGCGGGTGACGCACTTTTCATTCCTGAAGGCTG GTTGCACCAAGTGGATAGTGACGATGTTACAATAGCTGTTAACTTCTGGTGGCGATCTAGTATTATGACTAGTTTACCAGAACACATGGATGCATATTATCTACGCACTATCTTAAGAAG ATTGGTGAAGACGGAAATG GATCAAATGTTATATCAAACTTCAATTAGTATTGAGAATTCCGGACATGAGGATTCTTGCCAGGTAGACGACGGACAAG GTCAGCATGAGCACAATCTAGAAAAGAACTCTTACAGTGAGCAGACGCAAGGGACCATAAAAAATAAAAGGATAACGATACAGCAAATGGACACAGTTTCCCTGCAAGCTTTTCATCAACTTGTTTCTTTAGTTCATGATGGAGTGAACATTGCTAGTCAAAGTGAACAACTGCAATCaacaccaattgaagatgaatgcAAGAAGGATGTTCATCCTAATTCATTTTGCTTGGAAGATGATCCAGTTGCTAAGGTGATTTCGGCTCTGGAGCCACTTCAACTTCAAAATGTCTTGCTTGGCATGGTG caTAATTTTCCAAGAACGTTGGAGGCTCTAATACTGCAAATGCTTTCACCTGCGTCAGCAGAAGTACTGACGAGGAAGTTTGATGAAATAGATCAATTGACGAGTCAAGGAAACCG GGATGAATTCTACCAGGCTGTTTATGGTGTTTTTGATGATCAATTTGCTGCTATGAATGCTGTTCTGAATGGCAAAGAGTCATTTGCACGCCAG GCATTCAAGAATGTACTGGATAAATATTTGGGAGTAAATTTTGATGGACAAAAATT CTGA
- the LOC113318954 gene encoding uncharacterized protein LOC113318954 isoform X3, translated as MGGNTLSIVEFDELPSPAHFFSHVESKSIPAVFHGCVKHWKCFSKWNPCKGGLDYLQERAGSSIVEAMLSRTAPVFYGDLRSHERVPLLFSVFVSSCKKLRSSDNGSGVSVEQEVVGVTEPTLEEETCLPSTSSLHQVYLAQVPIVNLENKEKSQLEILREDIQMPKILKAKTLTSINLWMNNAKSRSSTHYDPDHNLLCVVAGCKQVVLWPPSAVSSLYPMPIYSEASNHSCVDLEKPDLSTHSRAQNSMMYSQKVTLQAGDALFIPEGWLHQVDSDDVTIAVNFWWRSSIMTSLPEHMDAYYLRTILRRLVKTEMDQMLYQTSISIENSGHEDSCQVDDGQGQHEHNLEKNSYSEQTQGTIKNKRITIQQMDTVSLQAFHQLVSLVHDGVNIASQSEQLQSTPIEDECKKDVHPNSFCLEDDPVAKHNFPRTLEALILQMLSPASAEVLTRKFDEIDQLTSQGNRDEFYQAVYGVFDDQFAAMNAVLNGKESFARQAFKNVLDKYLGVNFDGQKL; from the exons ATGGGCGGAAATACTCTCTCGATTGTTGAATTCGACGAACTTCCATCCCCGGCTCATTTCTTCTCTCACGTTGAATCTAAAAGCATTCCTGCG GTATTTCATGGTTGCGTTAAACATTGGAAATGTTTTTCCAAATGGAACCCTTGCAAAGGTGGTCTCGACTATTTACAG GAAAGAGCAGGGTCTTCTATTGTGGAGGCTATGTTGTCGAGAACAGCACCTGTGTTTTACGGTGATCTTAGAAGTCATGAGCGG GTTCCGTTGCTGTTCtctgtttttgtttcatcttGTAAAAAGCTAAGAAGTTCTGATAATGGTTCTGGAGTGTCTGTTGAGCAAGAAGTTGTTGGAGTGACAGAGCCTACCTTAGAAGAAGAAACTTGTTTGCCTTCTACCAGTTCTCTTCATCAAGTCTACTTAGCGCAG GTGCCAATTGTGAATTTGGAGAATAAGGAGAAGTCTCAGTTGGAAATTCTACGAGAAGACATTCAAATG CCAAAAATTCTAAAGGCAAAAACATTAACTTCTATCAACTTGTGGATGAACAATGCAAAATCAAGGTCTAGTACACACTATGATCCAGACCATAACCTACTATGTGTGGTTGCTGGATGCAAACAAG TTGTTCTGTGGCCGCCTTCTGCCGTTTCATCATTATATCCAATGCCTATATACAGTGAGGCCTCAAATCACAG TTGTGTTGATCTAGAAAAGCCAGACTTGTCAACTCATTCAAGAGCGCAGAACTCTATGATGTACTCCCAAAAAGTTACTCTGCAAGCGGGTGACGCACTTTTCATTCCTGAAGGCTG GTTGCACCAAGTGGATAGTGACGATGTTACAATAGCTGTTAACTTCTGGTGGCGATCTAGTATTATGACTAGTTTACCAGAACACATGGATGCATATTATCTACGCACTATCTTAAGAAG ATTGGTGAAGACGGAAATG GATCAAATGTTATATCAAACTTCAATTAGTATTGAGAATTCCGGACATGAGGATTCTTGCCAGGTAGACGACGGACAAG GTCAGCATGAGCACAATCTAGAAAAGAACTCTTACAGTGAGCAGACGCAAGGGACCATAAAAAATAAAAGGATAACGATACAGCAAATGGACACAGTTTCCCTGCAAGCTTTTCATCAACTTGTTTCTTTAGTTCATGATGGAGTGAACATTGCTAGTCAAAGTGAACAACTGCAATCaacaccaattgaagatgaatgcAAGAAGGATGTTCATCCTAATTCATTTTGCTTGGAAGATGATCCAGTTGCTAAG caTAATTTTCCAAGAACGTTGGAGGCTCTAATACTGCAAATGCTTTCACCTGCGTCAGCAGAAGTACTGACGAGGAAGTTTGATGAAATAGATCAATTGACGAGTCAAGGAAACCG GGATGAATTCTACCAGGCTGTTTATGGTGTTTTTGATGATCAATTTGCTGCTATGAATGCTGTTCTGAATGGCAAAGAGTCATTTGCACGCCAG GCATTCAAGAATGTACTGGATAAATATTTGGGAGTAAATTTTGATGGACAAAAATTGTAA
- the LOC113318954 gene encoding uncharacterized protein LOC113318954 isoform X1 gives MGGNTLSIVEFDELPSPAHFFSHVESKSIPAVFHGCVKHWKCFSKWNPCKGGLDYLQERAGSSIVEAMLSRTAPVFYGDLRSHERVPLLFSVFVSSCKKLRSSDNGSGVSVEQEVVGVTEPTLEEETCLPSTSSLHQVYLAQVPIVNLENKEKSQLEILREDIQMPKILKAKTLTSINLWMNNAKSRSSTHYDPDHNLLCVVAGCKQVVLWPPSAVSSLYPMPIYSEASNHSCVDLEKPDLSTHSRAQNSMMYSQKVTLQAGDALFIPEGWLHQVDSDDVTIAVNFWWRSSIMTSLPEHMDAYYLRTILRRLVKTEMDQMLYQTSISIENSGHEDSCQVDDGQGQHEHNLEKNSYSEQTQGTIKNKRITIQQMDTVSLQAFHQLVSLVHDGVNIASQSEQLQSTPIEDECKKDVHPNSFCLEDDPVAKVISALEPLQLQNVLLGMVHNFPRTLEALILQMLSPASAEVLTRKFDEIDQLTSQGNRDEFYQAVYGVFDDQFAAMNAVLNGKESFARQAFKNVLDKYLGVNFDGQKL, from the exons ATGGGCGGAAATACTCTCTCGATTGTTGAATTCGACGAACTTCCATCCCCGGCTCATTTCTTCTCTCACGTTGAATCTAAAAGCATTCCTGCG GTATTTCATGGTTGCGTTAAACATTGGAAATGTTTTTCCAAATGGAACCCTTGCAAAGGTGGTCTCGACTATTTACAG GAAAGAGCAGGGTCTTCTATTGTGGAGGCTATGTTGTCGAGAACAGCACCTGTGTTTTACGGTGATCTTAGAAGTCATGAGCGG GTTCCGTTGCTGTTCtctgtttttgtttcatcttGTAAAAAGCTAAGAAGTTCTGATAATGGTTCTGGAGTGTCTGTTGAGCAAGAAGTTGTTGGAGTGACAGAGCCTACCTTAGAAGAAGAAACTTGTTTGCCTTCTACCAGTTCTCTTCATCAAGTCTACTTAGCGCAG GTGCCAATTGTGAATTTGGAGAATAAGGAGAAGTCTCAGTTGGAAATTCTACGAGAAGACATTCAAATG CCAAAAATTCTAAAGGCAAAAACATTAACTTCTATCAACTTGTGGATGAACAATGCAAAATCAAGGTCTAGTACACACTATGATCCAGACCATAACCTACTATGTGTGGTTGCTGGATGCAAACAAG TTGTTCTGTGGCCGCCTTCTGCCGTTTCATCATTATATCCAATGCCTATATACAGTGAGGCCTCAAATCACAG TTGTGTTGATCTAGAAAAGCCAGACTTGTCAACTCATTCAAGAGCGCAGAACTCTATGATGTACTCCCAAAAAGTTACTCTGCAAGCGGGTGACGCACTTTTCATTCCTGAAGGCTG GTTGCACCAAGTGGATAGTGACGATGTTACAATAGCTGTTAACTTCTGGTGGCGATCTAGTATTATGACTAGTTTACCAGAACACATGGATGCATATTATCTACGCACTATCTTAAGAAG ATTGGTGAAGACGGAAATG GATCAAATGTTATATCAAACTTCAATTAGTATTGAGAATTCCGGACATGAGGATTCTTGCCAGGTAGACGACGGACAAG GTCAGCATGAGCACAATCTAGAAAAGAACTCTTACAGTGAGCAGACGCAAGGGACCATAAAAAATAAAAGGATAACGATACAGCAAATGGACACAGTTTCCCTGCAAGCTTTTCATCAACTTGTTTCTTTAGTTCATGATGGAGTGAACATTGCTAGTCAAAGTGAACAACTGCAATCaacaccaattgaagatgaatgcAAGAAGGATGTTCATCCTAATTCATTTTGCTTGGAAGATGATCCAGTTGCTAAGGTGATTTCGGCTCTGGAGCCACTTCAACTTCAAAATGTCTTGCTTGGCATGGTG caTAATTTTCCAAGAACGTTGGAGGCTCTAATACTGCAAATGCTTTCACCTGCGTCAGCAGAAGTACTGACGAGGAAGTTTGATGAAATAGATCAATTGACGAGTCAAGGAAACCG GGATGAATTCTACCAGGCTGTTTATGGTGTTTTTGATGATCAATTTGCTGCTATGAATGCTGTTCTGAATGGCAAAGAGTCATTTGCACGCCAG GCATTCAAGAATGTACTGGATAAATATTTGGGAGTAAATTTTGATGGACAAAAATTGTAA